The window CCAACTGCACTTCGTGGCGTCACAGGAATGGGAACCTCTGTTTTCATCACTCTTGGGATCTTGACTGGACAAGTGATGGGTCTACAGTAAATGCTGAACACATTTAACATCATCAGAAATATGAATTTACAAGGTTTTACAGTGCTGCCATGTGGAAATGAATTGCTATGTTGTCATTGAGAAAagacatttgtgtgatttaacagaGAGTTGCTGGGCAGAGAAGAGTACTGGCCTATTCTGCTCTCCACCACATGTATCCCAGCCTTCCTGCAGCTCCTGATCCTACCTTGCTTCCCAGAGAGCCCACGCTACCTGCTTATTGACAAAGGAGATGATGAGGGATGTAAAAAAGGTAAACCggcactgcagctgctgcatgtCATGTTTGCAGAGAAGATATAtgcatatgagacaaactgtgAACTAAATATGCAACTGTTTTATTAGCTTAACAGCTTTGCCAGAACACATTAACCACAGCATGCCCCTGGCATCGTTCCTTTGGCTGCACCGCACACGCACTGGTAGTGACCTTTTTTTCCACAGGATGGCACTTGGCATCATTAGCAGGGCATTCGTGCTGAAGGATGATGTGTGCCATCACATTTGTTGCACTGGGAGCTTTTTGGATTTTTGTTCTGACTGCTGTGTGGCTTTGCTCCATTGCTTTTGGATTTGCTGAATTTAGGCTTTTCCTAAATCCTTTTTTCCGCCTTTTGCTGTCTGCCTTTAAACACTCTGTCCACACAGCATCTGCTTTACACTGGCATCACTCCTCAGtgtgttttgctgctttttgatCTCCTACGATTGCCTTGTCATGTTAATCCGCCAGTCCTACCACTATCTAACATTGTCCCTCATTAATTCATCATGCAGCGTCTCATAACTGCAGTGCTCTGCTAATGCATACAGGGCAGAGACAAATGCATCGACAGTCTTGTTTGCTTCTTGCTTGTGCATGTTAAATTGTGCATGTTCGTAAACGATATTCTATTTCACTACAAAGAATGACTGAAAGCCATCCCTCACCTTGGCGTCTTGGCGCTGGTCTGCATCACTGAACTTCAAGCCTCTCAAAATGTCATCATCTTTGTCTCCCGTACAATAGATCAAAGTATTCACCTGCTTCTCTTCAGAGCTTGCTGTTAAATTGCTCGCCTGACGGAATGTCTCAAATCTTCATATCCATTTTGTCCACTCGTGCTACTTGGAAAAATCAAAGGGCTCCAGTGGCTGAATGCTAAACGTAGAGCTGGGTGTGTCCTACTAGCTCCTTTCGCTCCCTGCTCGTCTTCACCGTCACTCATTTAACTTGTTCAccagtctctttctttctccttccaGGTAGACCTTTTCCATTCCAATTTAGTTTCACAGCACTTTTGACACCATGTCGTGTTTGCAAGAAAATATatgcaaatgagacaaactGAACTAAATATGCTACTGTTTTATTAGCTTAACAGCTCTGTCAGAACACATTAACCACAACACACCCCCAGCCTCGTTCCTATTGGTCAGTACTACACCAGGCTTCCTATTGGTCATATACATGTCAGTCAATCATATTATGTACAATAATACCACACTGTACAGGCACTTCCGTTTCAAAATCAGTGTGATTTTATCTTTGGCCTGAAAAGATTGATTTAGTGAACATGAGAGCGTAGTTAAAGAGGGCGAGGGCCCCCTTTGTCTGGAATCACTAGAGGCAGAGACGTTTGTCTTCATGGCTGTGAGTCCGAGCATGTGATCACATTCTAGTAATGCCATCATGATGTGAAAAAGAAACTGGTTTGACGCAGGAAACATTTTAATAGGATCCTCAAAAACCAGAGCCTGTAGCTGGGATCAGATAAGAATGGTGTGTGAAGAAGACAACAATCACCACGTGTGTCTTGCCTGCAGCCCTGAAGCAACTGCATGGTATGGCCAGCTATGAGGCTGAACGGGAGGACATCGAGAAGGAGAGAAACAATTTGGTCGGGTTCAAGGCCAAGAAACCCTGGGAGCTCTTCACTGACCGCAGCGTGCGCTGGCAGCTTCTCACTGTCATGTTCCTCAATGCAGCTCAACAGCTGAACGGGATCAATGCTGTATGTACCTGCTATGTTTCACAATGTTGAATCTATTACCAAATGCCCGAAATGTCCAGTTTAGActtgacaaaaatgtgaaataaggTCAGGTGTGCACATTTTAATTTGGTGTTCTTGTCTGTATTTGCTGCAGATTTACTTCTATGCAGATTATGTGTTCAGACAAGCTGGTATTCCCGACGATAAAATACCATATATGACTGTTGGCACTGGTGCCTGTGAATGTCTCACCGCTTTAACCTGTGTAAGTATGAGTTTCACAGTATATTTTAAGTGTCTTGCTGCAGTGAGCCTTAGACACACTTCTAATGTTCCATTTCTAGACCTTTTCAAATATAAACGTCAAAGAGTTGGACTTAAGTTTGGAGGTTAGAGCAATCTGGAAAtacaatagaatagaataaagtACAACTTTATAGACCACCAAAGTGAAAAATTATCTTTAACTCATCAATATATAAGAACAGCacaagaacatactgtataacatAACAAATATGGTAAAAAGGAAACCGTcagaacataaaacacagaagggaaacaaaagtataaatgaaataataataacagagcATAAGATgctaaaacaaagtaaaacactgTTGAGCTGGATTTCAACAAAAGAGGCAACATCCCATGAAAGGTCAGAGTAAAACTCAGAGGAAATGTTTTCCTGGTCTTGTGACATGCTGTGTGTCTCACAGGGTCTGCTCATTGAAAGTCTGGGAAGGAAAGTGCTCATCACAGGAGGATACACGCTGATGAGCGTCTGCTGCATTTTATTCACTCTGACCATGACTTTTCAGGTAATTAAACCTCAAAACTGgaccaaaaaaagagagagagatatttaCAGCATTTCTGCCATGTACTCTCATATATATGCCATTCCTACTTTGCGTTaacatttttgtgtgattttcttGCTCTCAGGATACCAGTCCAGTGATTCCATACTTAAGCATGGCATGTGTTTTTGCCTTTATCCTGAGTTTTGGCTTAGGACCAGGTAACTGACTACATTTGTGTCTCATCCTCCATTGAAGTCTCTCCTCAGCAGATGCTGTTGCACAACTGTAATAACTAACAGTGGTTTCTTTTGTTGTCGTCCTCTTTAAAAAGGTGGCGTGACTAACATCTTGACAGCAGAGCTATTCACACAAACCTCACGCCCTGCGGCGTACATGATCGCAGGATCAGTGAATTGGCTTAGCTTCTTCTTCATCAGCATGGTCTTCCCTTTTATTGTGGTAAGTGTCCATAAAGATGGTCAACTGTTTGAAAATTACATCAAATTTTTTCTGGTTTAAATGTTGTAGTACTACCTTATGAGGCTGTTTGAGAAAGTTGGTCTTACTTGTGTGTTATTATGTTTTATCTCCACAGATCGGGCTGCATCAATACTGTTTCCTGGTGTTTTTGGCCGTCTGTTCCATGGTGGCAACGTACATATTCTTTATTGTTCCTGAAACCAAGAACAAAACCTTCCTGGAAATCCAGAATGCGTTTCAGTCCAAAAACAACGGAAAGGCCTACAGTGCTGACGGCTCAGGGACAAAACTGTTGGCAACCTCTATGTAACTCTTGACTCAGGATTCAAGCAATTTTAAGCTATTTTTATCTCTCAAATTGCGGCGGCACTGATTCTCCAGACTTCAGCTGATCAGGAAGAAGCCTGAGGACCAGTTCCCAaccacatataaaatatattaaaaaaatatttacttaaaaaaacCTCACAAGTCTCttcacagtgaaaaatgtctccTTAATAATGAACAAATGCCTCTTCAGTAAGAAGTGTATAAAGCAGTTTaattaaatatacaaataaacaaaacaacaaaataaagctTGCAGGCATTAGGCTATCGTTAGGCAAGCAAAACTGTTGCACGAATAGCACTAAAATCTGCCATAGTGCAGGTAACTTAGTTTAAAGGTTATTTTATGAATGTTCCCTCAAGCTAGGCTCCAGAATGCTCAAAGTCACCCGcaatcaaaaatgcaaaaaacagcaaagaagaAGAGTTTCTGGCTGACAATATTGGCTCAAATAAGGTCCACAGTAAGTCAAGGAAGGATCAGAATGACCTGGGTGTGCAGTTTCCCACCTCTCTAAAACCCCAGAGAAAGGGTGCCGTACCACCCTGATTGGCCAAGAGGGGAATGCACCCAGCTGCTCTCATTTACTATTTGGCAGCCAGTCCCCAGACCCTTCGCAACAGGTGATCTAAATAACCCTCTAGTCAATTCAGGGAGGGATTTTAACATTCAGTTACACAAATTCAAAACAGGGAAATTACAGCAAGTCCCAAGAATGGGTGACTGCTACAAAATAATGCTGCTTTATCTGACCTTCAGTGATGTACTGGCTAGTCATAATTATTGTACTCTTTACTtcacttacatacatacagtatattgaaatAACCTTAATATTTTAGAATGATAAATGTTGGTTTGTTCAACTTTTGTAAAAGGGTGCTCTTCTGAGATTTGTcaataaagtttgatttatCAAAAACTTGAAGAACATCAACAAGCCCAAAgtcagttttctgttttcatgaagtTTTATGCCATTGAGGCTGtctgatatttcagtttgaatcAGCAGCTTAACCTTTGAGCAATGCACCAGGGATCAAGGGATCACTGAAGTGTGCGAGGAGGAAAGGTTACAGAACAATATCATGCATGTTTTTACAGAGGTGGAAAGAGTGTGATGCTATAAGATCGTCTATTGTTACTTAAATATTACTCAAGAGGACAAAGCATTACAAGTTGCAAAATGCAAAGATTCATCAAACAACCATTTAGGGTGAGGTAACATTGTTTTTTGAAAGTACCCAGAGATGTGCACTATATGCAAAAAATTGCAATACGCAATTACAGTAACTCTAATAGAAGTACTGGTCTTTAGTATTTGGTGCAAATTCTTAACTCATATAACAGGCTTAGCCTCAAAACTAGGATGGTAGCCATGAGGAAAGTCAGAACAgattacatttctttctttctgtctttgccaGTTGGTAGAAGAGTCTTATTTTAAAGAAGTGTATGCATTGCAGCGTATGTATCGAACTGAAATTAGACGCACTCATCCATCTCAGTCTCAGGTGATCTTCAGTGACCTCGTTCAGACATACAGGCAACTAACCTGTGATTTAAATGCTATGCTGCACACGTTCTTACTAATATAGACTTTTAGGCAACTAGCTGCTGCCTCAGTCAGGAGCGTTGACCATAAATGATTGGATCAACCTGTTGGGGGGCACCAGAGAAGAAAAGTAAGACATGGGCCCCTAATGAACCTCTCATTCTCTGTgcattagttcagtttagttcatTCAATTGCATAGGCAGAAAACACCAAGATATATAATACATGATTGACAGGGATTGTACTGGTGAGATCAAGAACAAGCTTTGTGAGATACCACACGAAGCAGAGAGAGCAACTCTCTCTGGATACATGAATGCAGACAGCAAGGTGTGTGTGACCTCAGAATAACTCATACTAAAACAGAATGAAAGTCATTATTGTGTTAAACATTTTGACTAT of the Thunnus maccoyii chromosome 9, fThuMac1.1, whole genome shotgun sequence genome contains:
- the LOC121904649 gene encoding solute carrier family 2, facilitated glucose transporter member 11-like isoform X2; this translates as MDISEYVVTLLWSIIVSIFTLGGLIGVSIGGTLSVKLGRKGTLLTNNIFAITAALLMGLSYPTGLFELLIIGRLLSGVNAGIGICVQPLYLGEIAPTALRGVTGMGTSVFITLGILTGQVMGLQELLGREEYWPILLSTTCIPAFLQLLILPCFPESPRYLLIDKGDDEGCKKALKQLHGMASYEAEREDIEKERNNLVGFKAKKPWELFTDRSVRWQLLTVMFLNAAQQLNGINAIYFYADYVFRQAGIPDDKIPYMTVGTGACECLTALTCGLLIESLGRKVLITGGYTLMSVCCILFTLTMTFQDTSPVIPYLSMACVFAFILSFGLGPGGVTNILTAELFTQTSRPAAYMIAGSVNWLSFFFISMVFPFIVIGLHQYCFLVFLAVCSMVATYIFFIVPETKNKTFLEIQNAFQSKNNGKAYSADGSGTKLLATSM
- the LOC121904649 gene encoding solute carrier family 2, facilitated glucose transporter member 11-like isoform X1; protein product: MPKQNADEYRPLLEDIKDTKRTSKFPKKSLVLAACAACIGGTFQCGYNISVINAPTMYVQNFINQTWNERYQMDISEYVVTLLWSIIVSIFTLGGLIGVSIGGTLSVKLGRKGTLLTNNIFAITAALLMGLSYPTGLFELLIIGRLLSGVNAGIGICVQPLYLGEIAPTALRGVTGMGTSVFITLGILTGQVMGLQELLGREEYWPILLSTTCIPAFLQLLILPCFPESPRYLLIDKGDDEGCKKALKQLHGMASYEAEREDIEKERNNLVGFKAKKPWELFTDRSVRWQLLTVMFLNAAQQLNGINAIYFYADYVFRQAGIPDDKIPYMTVGTGACECLTALTCGLLIESLGRKVLITGGYTLMSVCCILFTLTMTFQDTSPVIPYLSMACVFAFILSFGLGPGGVTNILTAELFTQTSRPAAYMIAGSVNWLSFFFISMVFPFIVIGLHQYCFLVFLAVCSMVATYIFFIVPETKNKTFLEIQNAFQSKNNGKAYSADGSGTKLLATSM